From a single Nitrospira sp. genomic region:
- a CDS encoding PAS domain S-box protein: MKRGQWLTERGNGRIKTSSVSLTAMLMSTPLAAQPSPTILVVDDDPDITLVLQDLLEHAGYRVQVAGTGAEALTKVKAESISAVLLDLMLPDMDGLSVLALLKEHDPLLPVIMLTAFVEVAKKHASLTEGAFGYLTKPYDGEEVKALIKRAVGVKHLSLEAASARQALTASEERFREVVQTAPDAIVLANGEGAILSWNSAAERLFGYPAVEILGQSLTRIMPERYRADHERALARVRTTGDLRLKGTVVTMHGLHKDGREFPIEMSLSSWMSGGQRVHCGIVRDITARKEAEARLLQQQIEQQVLLDLIPAMVWYKDSHNRIVRANRRAAESLHKTVAEIEGRHTDEFYPEEAERYHQDDLEVIVSGRAKLGIVEPYQTGSGEKRWVQTDKVPYLDTKGNVIGVLVFAQDITERTRQEAACREREELLRLVMAASVNSLLVSDAEGKIVCANAAAEQQFGYETDELRGRLLAQVFVDPPRDQGLGTEMSADQRVGRRKDGTAFPAGVEVRRLETAKGVHLVVAVTPADGAA; this comes from the coding sequence TTGAAAAGAGGACAATGGCTCACAGAGCGCGGGAACGGTCGTATCAAGACCTCTTCGGTTTCGTTGACCGCCATGCTGATGTCCACGCCACTGGCTGCGCAGCCCTCTCCCACGATCCTCGTCGTGGATGACGATCCCGACATTACACTCGTCCTGCAGGATCTTCTCGAACATGCCGGATATCGCGTGCAGGTGGCAGGGACTGGCGCGGAGGCTCTCACCAAGGTCAAAGCCGAGTCTATCTCCGCGGTGCTGCTGGATCTGATGCTCCCTGACATGGACGGGCTCTCTGTGTTGGCACTCCTCAAAGAACACGATCCGCTGTTGCCGGTGATCATGCTGACCGCGTTTGTCGAAGTGGCGAAGAAACATGCGTCTCTCACCGAAGGGGCCTTCGGGTATCTCACCAAACCCTATGACGGGGAAGAGGTGAAAGCGCTGATCAAGCGGGCCGTCGGGGTCAAACATCTGTCCCTGGAAGCCGCCTCGGCCAGGCAAGCACTCACCGCCAGCGAAGAGCGGTTTCGAGAGGTCGTCCAGACGGCTCCTGATGCGATCGTGCTGGCCAATGGCGAGGGGGCCATCTTGTCATGGAACAGCGCGGCCGAGCGCCTGTTCGGCTATCCTGCCGTTGAGATCCTGGGGCAGTCCTTGACGCGGATCATGCCGGAACGGTACCGGGCCGATCATGAGCGGGCACTGGCGAGAGTGCGGACGACCGGTGATCTGCGACTGAAGGGCACTGTCGTCACGATGCACGGCTTGCACAAGGACGGCAGGGAATTTCCGATTGAAATGTCGCTCAGCAGTTGGATGTCCGGCGGGCAACGTGTGCATTGCGGCATTGTGCGGGACATTACGGCGCGCAAAGAGGCGGAGGCGCGCCTGCTCCAACAGCAGATCGAGCAACAGGTTCTCTTGGATTTAATCCCGGCCATGGTCTGGTACAAGGATTCGCACAATCGTATTGTGCGCGCGAATCGCCGTGCCGCCGAGTCCTTGCACAAAACCGTCGCCGAGATTGAAGGGCGTCACACCGATGAGTTTTATCCTGAGGAGGCCGAGCGGTATCATCAGGACGATTTGGAAGTGATCGTGTCAGGTCGGGCGAAACTCGGTATCGTTGAGCCGTATCAAACGGGCTCCGGTGAAAAACGCTGGGTGCAGACCGACAAGGTTCCGTATCTGGACACGAAGGGCAATGTGATCGGGGTGTTGGTGTTTGCACAGGATATTACGGAGCGAACACGGCAGGAGGCAGCCTGTCGGGAACGGGAAGAGTTGCTGCGTCTCGTGATGGCGGCATCGGTAAATAGTCTTCTCGTGTCGGATGCCGAGGGGAAGATTGTGTGCGCGAACGCTGCTGCCGAACAGCAATTCGGGTACGAGACTGACGAGCTACGCGGCCGGCTGCTCGCACAGGTCTTCGTCGATCCGCCTCGTGATCAAGGCCTGGGGACGGAGATGAGCGCGGATCAGCGAGTGGGCAGGCGTAAGGATGGGACAGCATTTCCCGCCGGGGTAGAGGTCAGGCGGCTGGAAACGGCGAAAGGAGTACATCTCGTGGTGGCGGTCACTCCTGCGGATGGGGCGGCATGA
- a CDS encoding DNA topoisomerase VI subunit B, which translates to MTAVEMGARQREISVSEFFTKNRHLLGFDNPRKALLTCVKEAVDNSLDACEEAGILPDVTVKLEVVTTGQTPVAPSQATRFRITVTDNGPGIVRQQIPRVFAKLLYGSKFHRMRMSRGQQGIGISAAGMYGQLTTGKPVKVISRTGPRAAAHYFEVQIDTKKNEPLVHDNKQIEWHQPQGTEVTLEVEGRYQKGRASVDEWLEQTSIANPHVRLVYHTPEGETKEYPRTYHELPPSPKEIKPHPYGIEFGALLKMLQDTKSHTVAAFLASDFCRVSPALAEEMCKAAKLSPNTKPRDVKHQAAEILYKTIQATKIMAPPTNCISPIGEKAILSGLYKQIKGEFYTAVSRPPAVYRGYPFIIEAGLAFGKGPEEATKPQQASAPLAEGEDHGHETELARVIRYANRVPLLYQQSACSTFKAVLSTTWRNYGVSQSRGALPAGPMVIFVHMASVWVPFTSESKEAIADYDEIQKEITLALREAGRRLGIFLRRRERAASEFRRRNIFDLYIEEVVAACNRLKGGHLPVEKLKGQLHKIASSRTGGIKTDEALGKTGAGPEGLPHSIIVTAEGIEGETEIAQQAPAADAGTPVSMPADSVSGRDAPAKTKRAAKPKAEPMTRKGTSKAKAAGGQQDMFAVEPTPAKKAAPRRPSSGAAKPTRKRT; encoded by the coding sequence GTGACGGCCGTGGAAATGGGGGCCCGGCAACGGGAGATTTCCGTCTCCGAATTTTTTACGAAGAACCGGCATCTGCTTGGATTCGACAACCCCCGCAAGGCGCTGCTGACCTGTGTCAAAGAAGCCGTCGACAATTCGCTGGATGCCTGTGAGGAAGCCGGGATCCTGCCGGATGTGACCGTGAAACTGGAGGTCGTGACGACCGGTCAGACTCCGGTCGCGCCGAGTCAGGCGACCCGATTTCGCATCACCGTCACCGACAATGGTCCGGGGATTGTCCGGCAGCAGATTCCGCGCGTGTTCGCCAAGTTGCTGTACGGCTCAAAGTTTCACCGCATGCGGATGAGCCGCGGGCAGCAGGGCATCGGGATTTCCGCCGCCGGCATGTACGGGCAACTGACGACCGGGAAACCGGTCAAGGTGATTTCCCGCACGGGTCCGCGGGCGGCGGCCCACTATTTCGAGGTGCAGATCGACACGAAGAAGAACGAGCCGCTGGTGCACGACAATAAACAAATCGAATGGCATCAGCCGCAAGGGACTGAGGTGACCCTCGAGGTTGAGGGGCGGTATCAAAAGGGGCGGGCGTCGGTCGACGAATGGTTGGAGCAGACGTCAATTGCCAATCCGCATGTGCGGCTGGTCTACCACACCCCTGAGGGTGAGACGAAGGAGTATCCTCGCACCTATCATGAATTGCCGCCGTCGCCGAAGGAAATCAAGCCCCACCCCTACGGCATTGAATTCGGCGCCCTGCTGAAGATGCTGCAGGATACCAAGAGTCACACCGTCGCCGCATTTTTGGCCAGCGACTTTTGCCGTGTGTCTCCGGCGTTGGCGGAAGAGATGTGTAAAGCGGCCAAACTGTCGCCCAACACCAAGCCCCGTGACGTGAAACATCAGGCCGCGGAGATCTTGTACAAGACCATCCAGGCCACCAAGATCATGGCGCCGCCGACGAACTGTATTTCCCCGATCGGAGAAAAGGCGATCCTGTCGGGTCTGTACAAGCAGATCAAGGGCGAGTTTTACACCGCGGTCAGTCGTCCGCCGGCGGTGTACCGGGGGTATCCGTTCATCATCGAGGCCGGACTGGCGTTCGGGAAAGGTCCGGAGGAGGCGACAAAGCCTCAGCAGGCCAGTGCGCCGCTCGCGGAAGGTGAGGACCACGGGCATGAAACGGAGCTAGCGCGGGTGATTCGGTATGCGAACCGGGTGCCGTTGCTCTATCAGCAATCCGCCTGCTCGACCTTCAAGGCCGTGCTTAGCACCACCTGGCGGAACTACGGTGTGAGCCAGTCGCGGGGCGCCTTGCCCGCCGGCCCGATGGTGATTTTCGTGCACATGGCCTCCGTCTGGGTTCCCTTCACGAGCGAGTCGAAGGAAGCCATTGCGGACTATGACGAGATCCAGAAAGAAATCACGCTGGCGCTGCGTGAGGCAGGACGGCGATTGGGGATCTTCCTGCGGAGGCGTGAGCGGGCTGCGAGTGAATTCCGTCGCCGGAATATCTTCGATTTGTATATCGAGGAGGTGGTCGCCGCCTGTAATCGTTTGAAAGGTGGACACTTACCTGTCGAAAAATTGAAAGGGCAGCTGCATAAGATCGCGAGCTCGCGTACGGGCGGCATCAAGACCGATGAAGCGTTGGGGAAGACAGGTGCGGGACCTGAAGGATTGCCGCATTCGATCATCGTGACAGCTGAAGGAATCGAAGGCGAGACGGAGATTGCGCAGCAGGCTCCCGCGGCAGACGCCGGCACTCCGGTGTCGATGCCTGCGGATTCCGTCTCGGGACGGGATGCACCGGCAAAGACCAAGCGGGCCGCCAAGCCTAAGGCGGAACCCATGACACGCAAGGGGACCAGCAAGGCTAAGGCCGCAGGCGGGCAGCAGGACATGTTCGCCGTCGAGCCGACTCCGGCAAAAAAGGCGGCACCCCGTCGGCCATCATCCGGTGCAGCCAAGCCCACCCGTAAGAGGACATAG
- a CDS encoding DNA topoisomerase IV subunit A: MAQAKPKKNGIVGKKLVGMADVVIAAAQRAKDPTFEIPIRALSNVSFNPRRGLIEMGDKKQSRSFFNVGMAKKFMQTMLVADALAELQQADLTTSLREIYYRTKHTIQDSHENTFDTQDESDPIIEDLEVSLVALREELHVRAENSGSIVGPVVFGDDGDRVDCAKLGKGGYSVPSIVEPEYLEIRRCTADFLLLVEKGTQWNRLSEDKFWRRYNCVLLTGNGQPPRGVRRLARRLHEEYKLPVYVLVDNDPWGYYIYSVVKQGSINLAFESQRMAIPKAKFIGLSSADPERYELPRNVGIKLNEKDITRAKELLNYQWFQKPAWQQEIKRMLTSGLKYELDALANKDFQYLTKKYLPRKLKEKDWLD; encoded by the coding sequence ATGGCACAGGCAAAACCCAAGAAGAACGGCATCGTAGGCAAGAAGCTGGTCGGCATGGCCGATGTGGTGATTGCGGCGGCACAACGTGCAAAAGACCCCACCTTCGAGATTCCGATCCGTGCGTTGTCGAATGTGTCGTTCAATCCCCGTCGCGGGCTGATCGAAATGGGGGACAAGAAGCAGTCCCGTTCGTTCTTCAACGTCGGCATGGCAAAAAAGTTCATGCAGACCATGCTGGTCGCGGATGCGTTGGCCGAGCTGCAGCAGGCCGATCTGACAACCTCGTTGAGGGAAATCTACTACCGCACGAAGCACACGATCCAAGACTCGCACGAAAACACGTTTGATACGCAGGACGAGTCCGACCCGATCATCGAGGATCTCGAAGTGTCGTTGGTGGCCTTGCGTGAGGAACTCCACGTGCGAGCGGAGAACAGTGGGAGCATCGTCGGGCCGGTGGTCTTTGGCGATGACGGCGATCGGGTGGATTGCGCCAAGCTGGGCAAGGGCGGCTATTCCGTACCCTCCATCGTCGAGCCGGAGTATCTCGAAATCCGTCGTTGCACGGCCGATTTTCTTCTCTTGGTGGAAAAGGGCACCCAGTGGAACCGGCTGTCGGAAGACAAGTTCTGGCGGCGCTACAATTGCGTGCTGCTGACCGGCAACGGTCAGCCGCCGCGCGGTGTCAGACGGCTGGCGCGCCGTCTGCATGAAGAATACAAATTGCCCGTCTACGTGCTGGTGGACAACGATCCCTGGGGGTACTATATCTATTCCGTCGTGAAGCAGGGGTCGATCAATCTCGCGTTTGAAAGCCAACGGATGGCCATTCCGAAAGCGAAATTTATCGGGCTGTCCAGCGCGGACCCGGAACGGTACGAGTTACCGCGCAACGTGGGGATCAAACTGAACGAGAAGGACATCACCCGCGCGAAAGAACTGCTGAACTATCAATGGTTCCAGAAGCCCGCGTGGCAGCAGGAAATCAAACGCATGCTCACGAGCGGGCTGAAGTACGAACTCGATGCGTTAGCCAACAAAGACTTTCAGTACTTGACCAAGAAGTACCTGCCGAGAAAATTGAAAGAGAAGGATTGGCTGGACTAG
- a CDS encoding 2OG-Fe(II) oxygenase family protein, with translation MPTEIEIHITPLFSTPLLAFIPADHERINATLSTLILQREASVPPHRDTEVIGWSSPHDLSMLEWAGEPLRALFAPVIEVAKQVTTLSERCGHGGCRPDWDVVEVWANVQRNGGANAAHSHPGSFWAGVYYVDVGEVCPQETKGGELQIYDPRGCLPRMLAPYLQYSMTELHDAGTSISYTPTSGQCLLFPGWLFHAVNTYRGVAPRISVAFNLDPVFTSGKLNGGQKIAVGQSSS, from the coding sequence ATGCCGACCGAGATCGAGATCCACATTACTCCGCTCTTCTCCACGCCTCTGCTGGCCTTCATTCCGGCTGACCACGAACGCATCAACGCAACACTCTCCACGTTGATTTTGCAACGAGAGGCCTCCGTTCCGCCCCATCGGGATACGGAGGTCATCGGCTGGTCTTCTCCCCACGACCTGTCGATGCTGGAGTGGGCGGGTGAGCCGTTACGCGCGTTATTTGCTCCGGTGATCGAAGTCGCCAAACAAGTCACGACTCTCTCTGAACGCTGCGGGCATGGGGGCTGCCGGCCTGATTGGGATGTGGTCGAGGTGTGGGCGAACGTACAACGGAATGGCGGCGCCAATGCGGCCCACTCACACCCGGGCAGTTTTTGGGCCGGGGTCTATTACGTCGATGTCGGTGAAGTGTGTCCGCAGGAGACGAAGGGCGGCGAATTACAGATTTACGATCCACGCGGCTGCCTGCCGCGCATGCTGGCGCCCTACCTGCAATACAGCATGACCGAGTTGCATGATGCCGGTACCAGCATCTCGTATACCCCCACCTCCGGCCAATGTCTGCTGTTTCCTGGCTGGCTGTTTCATGCGGTCAATACCTACCGGGGGGTCGCACCTCGCATCAGTGTCGCGTTTAACCTCGATCCGGTCTTCACGTCCGGAAAGCTGAACGGAGGTCAGAAGATCGCCGTCGGCCAATCGAGCAGCTAG